From the genome of Platichthys flesus chromosome 10, fPlaFle2.1, whole genome shotgun sequence:
cctctctcgaCTGCTCTATGAGAGCCTGGGGTATATTTGCCGGGagctttttgttgttgaggaggTATTTAAGCGTCCTTGCGATTTTTCTGTCATCTGGTGGATAATTGTCCTCAGAGTCGCTGTCGTATTGGACTGTGCTGATCTCGGTAAGATTAagtgtctcttcctctgtgctCTTCACCTTCCTAAAAAGCTCCCTCTTTGTTACAAACAGATGCCATTTAGCAACAGCTTTATGGATACAGGATTGTCTCGCTTTAGAGCAGGGACAATGCCAGGTGTTTTGCTTTGCATCATATGCCACAATAACTCTTCCCAACCTGCTGTGGTATGTTACCTTTTTTTCATAAACAGATATATGAAATTTAGATGGTGGACCACCTACAGTCAAGTGCACAGACAGAGGCACACCCTCAGCATCAGCATTTTTTTGGAAACGCAAGAGGCCGGCCTTACGCTCCTCACCAAACCACTTGTTTTCCACCATTCTTTCCAAGGCCTCACCTGGAAGTGTCACGGTTTGACCGTCAGTGCGTGGGCAATACAATAATGATTGGATGTGGTGACACTCGAAAGGCAACATCCCGCTCCTTTGAGCAAAGTCAGCATTCAAACGACACTGGTCGACCTCACAGATGATCTTCTGTGCTGGCCCCCACATATTCTTGATTACATGTATGGGTGTTGCAGGACCACAAAAAGATTTTTCAACTGCAAACACACCATGTGTGCCATCGATACACTGACAGGCCAAAAATCTGTCCTTCGTTATTGTCTCAAGGAGGTTGGTGTGttttctcctgctgtgtgttttgaagttttttttgtttaaaatcaaCTTGCAATGAGGACAACAGAATTTATTTTGCTCACTTGATGCTTTAGTGGCAGTGGAACATTCTGCAGGAGCCAATGGGAGCTGAGCGAGGGCCACAGGGAGCTGAGGGACCTTAGCGAGGGCCacagggagctgagggagggccACGGGGAGCTGAGGGACCTTAGCGACCTTAGCGAGGGCCACGGGGAGCTGAGGGACGGCCAcggggagctgagggagggccACAGGGAGCTGAGCGAGGGCCACGGGGAGCTGAGGGAGTTGAGCGGGGGCCACAAAGTGCTGTACAGGGGCTGCAGCTTGCACCTCCTCCTGGTGTATTTGTAGGTGCCTTACCAATTGCGATCGATTTCTAAGTGTTGCTGCACAATAGCaacaatgaaaatgtgttgCCGTCCGACAACTTAATCCACACTTGATTATTGTGAACTCTGTAAGAGAGGAATTGAGGGAGTAAGATTCATACTtgtgaaaaaatacaaagtaaTTCATTTGTGTAATATTTTAGATAAGCACCTTTGTGTTTCACTGACGAATGGCCTTTTACATGGTAGTCGACCTTAAATTTTGCACCCACGTATTTACAGAAGGGACAGTGGAACAGTTCACTGTTGGTGATCTTATTAATTTTTGGTGTATCACAATCCATAAGTATAGTAATGTGTCTCTATATATCAGAGGGGAaaagaataaacattaaaaggCACAGCATCACTTAAACCCCTGCTAAAACATAACTTTTACCATCTGAAATTGACACTGAAATTGTTATCTTTTTTACCACATTGACGTCATCGGGGGTGGCCTCAGGAAGAGGATACTTCAAATGAGCCTGAGCTTGAGCATGAGAGGCCTCCAGCCCAGGATGTGGGGCTCCATGTAGCGGGGGGGACCGCAGTGGGACACCTGTCACGCACATATGGAAtgtatttcattacatttattttgaccatTGTCAATGCAGAATTCcaatttcaaaatgtaatgcACTATACAAAGAATAAGGCCATGCATTAGATGTTGATATTGGAATCCTGTTATTATGCCTTATCATACTCTAATTCCAGtgaatgatttattgattaccttctttatttctctcagaCATACTATAgggtagaaacacacacaaatatagcgCATTAGTTACTGTTTTTATAAACCTGgatatgaaatatgatttttttttaagcattgcAGTGAACCTACCTGACCAGAGAAAATCAGGACACTGacagtgactgacagacagacagtcagacagacagacaggcagacagacagacagacagacagacagtagtTCTTAAAATAACTGTTGgttttgtaatgtgtgtgttatgtggtGCAATGTGGTGCAATGTggttgtgcagtgtgtgtgtgcgagctgTGGTAGGATGGCGATACAATGTAGGCAAATCTGGAGGGGAAAAGCAAAATTTAAATCAGGTTTCAATGTTTCACGAAATATATTTCACCAATGTGGTTTTAGAGAATATTACCATGATAAGCCCAAAATATTGGAGTTTATTTAATTGTCGTCATATGTGGAAGCCATGCACAAAAGGGTTAAAAAAGCTGGAAAAACTCTGCCTAAATGCTATTATTCACACGACCTCATGACATAAACATTAGGCCTATGCATGTTACTTGCATGAATATTTTAATTATCAACTTGTTGGTCTATCCATACATTAGTTTACAATGTACACGAACAGAGAGCGGCAACTTACCTCTAGGCAGAAAAGCGCGCAGTATTATGGACTCAGACGGAAATACAATCTCCCGCTTTTTTGCTTAAACGTTTAGACCAGCCCACATTTAGGGAAAATTAAGCTCCTCCTCGATCTGCGAGCTGCAGTCAGGggttcctcctgctgcaggtcacatggaaaatgatccaaagactcgtatccggcagatgaacgaatcactgatccgaagacacggtcgtgaggtgaacgattcgttcatctgccgggtatgAATTTTTGGATccttttccacgtgacctccataggctcagaagaggaaacagatacctaattccctatcgcgggaccgctgttaaaaagcagccatgactgacaaaactgaacttcttttccttccagggaaagactctcccatccacgacctgactattaactttgacaactctgtgttaacccccactcagacggctaggaacctgggcgtaacactcgacagccaactctcccttaagcctgaaacatgcttctgcgttttaacgggcccgtaagcgcaagagcccttccgggtcccttacgtgcttctgtatccctccttacgtgctgacgggtgtcgacccccttttctaaaatttacggcaaagctccgcaagctcactcagcccgcaaggctgtgattggtctgctctacatcccttctggagctgcgtttctggtttcatgccccataataccggcagaaatcacggaagatttagaagaacgaatatggaccaaatagaggagcacttggcagaagatatccgatagtatgatcacttgtataacctgtcactgactggtggatttgtccgccagaaaaaggctacgaggagccgcagtggctatgtaaataaacaatcgacgaagaagaaagaaggcgtctctaaggtcgtcttcgacaaaaagcattactccgcctagtgttctggcgcggaattgctttgtaagacgcgcaacggttggggaagcatgaatgaaaacgagtcttgcgccacagcggcgtgaaaagacgcagaccgTAGCGCAAGACTCGTGACACGGCAAGACTCTGcggcagacgcagtcgcagaagcatgtttcaggctttactgccaacattactgcaacaacacggtcctgtagattcatgctgtacaacatcaggagaatacgcccccttctcactcagaaggcggtgcaggttctggtccaggctttggtcatctcacgtctagattactgtaactcgctcctggcaggtctacctgctactgccatccgacctttgcagctcatccagaatgcagcagctcgactggtttttaaccaacctaaattcactcacactactcctctcctccgctcccttcactggttaccagtggctgctcgcatccggttcaaaacactagtacttgcttaccatgctgtgaacggatccggtccagtctacatccaggacatggtataaatgttacaccccaccccgttcactccgctctgcttcggccaatcacctcgttgctccctcactgcgagctaaacactcatcaaaaacacaactgttttccgtcctggctcctaaatggtggaatgagctccccattgacatccggacatcagaaagtctacacatcttccgccgaaaactaaaaacatacctcttccgactttaccttgaataaaaaaaaaacaaaaaaaaaaaaactaacaactttttgaaactaacactttagtagcacttaaatggcacttacttatagcactttgtagttttgctttatttgaagaaattgtattttcttgattcttgtcgtccttggtatgtaccctcgggtttgaatgcacttattttaagtcgctttggataaaagtgtcagctaaatgaaatgtaatgtaatgtaatgtaatgtgtggcagatcatattctttttaagaaaacctcctctattatatacagtaaaacatgacagtttgtatggttttaaattgtcatttatagtcacactggcatttaattatcacgggaaatcattacactgcactaaactgtaagtgtaaatctCACTcatctcactcactcatcgtcatccgcttatccggggtcgggtcgcggggggagcagctcaagcagggggccccagacttccctttcccgggccacattgaccagctctgacggggggatcccgaggcgttcccaggccagtgttgagatataatctctccacctagtcctgggtctttcccgaggtctcctccccactggacgtgcctggaaaacctcccaagggaggcgtccagtgggcatccttaccagatgcccgaaccacctcagctgactcctttctaagtaaaggagcagcggctctaatccgagttcctcacggatgactttgccttgcggctcagctctcttttcattacaacggtgcggtaaagcgaacgcaataccgaccccgctgctccgattctccggccaatctcacgctccatagtaccctcactcgcgaacaagaccccgaggtgcttgaactccttcacttgggctaaggactcatttcctacccggagtaagcaatccatcagtttcctgctaagagtcacggcctcagatttagcggtgctgatcctcatcccagccgcttcacactcggccgccagccgatccagtgagtgctgaaggtcacaagccaatgatccaatgaggaccacatcatccgcaaaaagcagtgacgagatcctcagaccaccgaactgcaaccccttcccaccacgactacgcctcgatatcctgtccatgtatatcacaaacaggattggtgacaaggcgcagccctggcggagaccagcacccactgagaacgaaactgactggctgccgaggacccgaacacagctctcgctttgggagtacagagattggatggccctgaggagagacccccttaccccatactcccgcagcacctcccacagtttctcccgggggacccggtcatacgccttctccagatccacaaaacacaagtggaccggatgggcatactcccaggccccctccaggatccttgcgagagtgaagagctggtccgtagttccacgtccggggcgaaaaccgcattgttcctcttcaatctgaggttcgacgatcggctga
Proteins encoded in this window:
- the LOC133962064 gene encoding uncharacterized protein LOC133962064 yields the protein MCVTGVPLRSPPLHGAPHPGLEASHAQAQAHLKYPLPEATPDDVNVLPVALAQLPVALPQLPVAVPQLPVALAKVAKVPQLPVALPQLPVALAKVPQLPVALAQLPLAPAECSTATKASSEQNKFCCPHCKLILNKKNFKTHSRRKHTNLLETITKDRFLACQCIDGTHGVFAVEKSFCGPATPIHVIKNMWGPAQKIICEVDQCRLNADFAQRSGMLPFECHHIQSLLYCPRTDGQTVTLPGEALERMVENKWFGEERKAGLLRFQKNADAEGVPLSVHLTVGGPPSKFHISVYEKKVTYHSRLGRVIVAYDAKQNTWHCPCSKARQSCIHKAVAKWHLFVTKRELFRKVKSTEEETLNLTEISTVQYDSDSEDNYPPDDRKIARTLKYLLNNKKLPANIPQALIEQSREGRRDDSFPKHLIPRETKCVECEYTLCEHLITAKGKILTSTGVVEGISTYRKSCLNCGMIYRYQEWEEGIHNFDDHIILSLHLCLMVRNALQTHTAISKVIAIIETTEKVSFPNKERVLQAYLHFEALTDHEYTYSCVSCGNNPAVVVIDLHRKGVFNMPVSDIPSPPDGYDGNVDMDHFWNTVATEMLSRGLIPCKSRQKTEQLKNSAALWVEIAAECTYRLQDFPMDITIGNEQFLLRGVVHFTPGHDWQAMGHYVAFCRRIRSGEEETRDDSQTFCPSW